Below is a genomic region from Vitis riparia cultivar Riparia Gloire de Montpellier isolate 1030 chromosome 5, EGFV_Vit.rip_1.0, whole genome shotgun sequence.
catattttgtaaattcaGAATAAAGCAAGGCTTGTTTCAAAGGCAGTGGGAGGTCGGAGGAGGTATAAGAGGGAGAGCAGAGTTGGTCACTGAGAAGTAAGAAGTAGATCCAATATCCAAGCCTCATCATGGGTGTGGAAAATGGGGTTAATGACTACACACAGGATGGCACTGTGGATCTCAAAGGAAACCCAGTCCGCAGGTCCAAGAGAGGTGGATGGACTGCTTGCTCCTTTGTTGTCGGTAACTCATCTCTCTTTTCCATCTTCAACCCCACTAccacatttttttctctatattatCTCTCCCCTTTGAAATCTGTGAAAATAACATGTTCCTTCATTAATCTATGTGAGGACCGGCCAGTGAGTAATGAAAAGGAACTCTTTGATCTTTAGAGTTCCGGTCAATATCACTAGTTGAGTTGAGCAAGCATTGGTTCATCAGAGTTTCAGATCcaccccccctctctctctctctctccaattATGCAAATCTCACACTACTATAGACGCATGTTTTAATGTTCTATGCATGGTCTTGACCATCTTCAAAAAAGGTTTAAATTAAGTTGGAATTTCTCTCCAATTACGacacattttttgtatttgtatGTTGCTTCTCTCCACATGTCTACACTCCTTTTCCTATTCAGACCTCAGTTCCCCTTCTCCTAAAAGAAGGGTTTGTCTCAATATTCCAACTTAAAGCTTCAATTAATTCCCTGCAATAACCTTTTTTATTTCACACCAAGCCTAAATACATACTCActctctattattattatttttatacggGTTCTTGCAAAGGCTTGTGCCCACCGAAGAGGGAAAGACTCCCCACCGTCACCGCACCTAATAATTACCTACCGAAAGGTgccaaattttttaagaaaatggaaCCATATACCATCCCTTTCTTTCATGCATTGCAGTTTCCGAAATCCAAGGTATGATTATTATAATCAATCTcgtttattcaaaatgaatCACCCTTGTCCTTGTCCAGTCTTTCAAGACTTTTTCTCAAAGGCATACCTCAAATCACAAAAGCCAGAgctgaggaaaaaaaaaaaaggcacgtCAGTCAGTCGGGCGGTGCGTCGGTGAGGGTGGTCCCCGAAAACATGAAGACAAGAGTGTCTTTAGTAGATAAAACAACTGATCGAGTACCAACTTGCAGTTATTATGCAGATATTAATCGATTTTGTATGGTATGGTGGTGGTGCAGTGTATGAGGTGTTCGAACGCATGGCCTATTATGGTATATCTACAAATTTGGTTATCTACCTGACAAAGAAGCTGCATCAGGGCACAGTCACCTCCTCCAACAATGTTACCAACTGGGTTGGCACCGTTTGGATGACCCCGGTTTTGGGGGCCTACATCGCTGATGCCTATCTTGGTCGCTATCTCACCTTTGTCATCGCTTCTGCTATTTATCTCGCGGTACTTTCTCCCCCACCACCACTTTAATAACATTTCTAGGGAAATTTGACTTGTAGACTctttctcacaatttttttttttttttactagtcATTGTGTTCTTCTAATTGCTTTCGTATAAACATGATAACATTTGTAAATGTTTAATTTATGAatgttatcatttttcttatatcaaattatcattatttttttaattattttccatctttaaattcatatctctaaattaaaaaattcattgattAGTTGCTaatatattaccttttaaacCCGAATATGTGTAACAATTATTGATGCATTATTTAGATACTCATTTGGATATGTTTTATAGTTGGTCTCTAATCACTCCTTTTGAAGtacttttatttcatatattttattcatcaaaatttagtttaaagattcaagaattcatcaaattcatttttcaattatttgagGGACACGTCCAtggttttgaataaaaaaatcaatcaattttttttttttttttttttaaagattttaatatttaggGGTAGTTTTCTCAATTATGAGAAAGAGGAATTTTAATATGTAGGGTAGTTTTCTCAATTATGAGATAGAGAGTCCGGATGATTCTTCTTAAGCATGGTCTAATTTCTATAAACCCGTATGATCTACGTGATAAtaacaattttctttatatggtgattgaaaattttataattaattttaaatttttttatactatttaacTTCAAATGTTTAAGATAAAACTTCGTCTTTATGTCATAAAAGGTAGAATAATTGAACTTAATGTGATTGTAAAATTCcttgaataaaagaataatatgattaatatttttactacTTTGATTGCATGGATGATGCATATTTGTAGTTTCAATTCTTCTAGATAGATGCTTGCGATAAAGTAAAGCTTCTATAATGAGTAATAATTATgtagaagaaatttttttattttagatataaatttaattttagacccaatataaaaattttgtttagaaTGGGTAGAAGACTTCCTCATCGTCCTCATTTGAAAGTGAAATCATCATTTTGggagaattttcaaaaaaaaaattccataagAGACAGAAAGAGGAAGGGATAGGAATTCTTTtggaagaattttcaaaaaattctgCGTGGGATGGCGGAGGTGGGGATAGAAATCCATATTAACATGTGTCGTCACATGGATTGAGAAAATAGGTTGGAGATTCCTGTAGTGCACAAATTTGACTTCGAGATTCTGTTTTATAAGGCAGAAATCGGTGACACTGGGGTCACACAACACATGTTTACCATTAGTTTAATTGATTGACGTGACCCATGGACCCAAGGATCGCTCTTGGCAGGCTCACAACTTCATTGTCGTCTATTCATGTCTTCATTTCAAAGGACCTGAGTCAAATCAGCCCTTTACTGTAGGGACACTGTAATGGCCCCCGTTCAAACTGAATTTTTCATCAGCCTATATTGATGTTTTTAGGCTGCATAACTAAATTTGGCACCATTGATATGGTTACAGGGAATGTCTCTTCTAACAGTAGCAGTTTCAGTCCCTGGATTGAAGCCACCTCGATGTGTTGAAACGGATATGGCAGACTGTAAGAAGGCCTCGACGTTACAATTAGCGGTATTTTTTGGGGCCCTCTACACGTTGGCGGTGGGAACGGGTGGAACTAAGCCCAACATTTCGACGATTGGTGCGGATCAGTTTGATGATTTTGATCCCAAAGAGAAGGGTCACAAGCTTTCATTCTTCAATTGGTGGATGTTCAGCATATTCTTTGGGACCCTCTTTGCCAACACTATTCTGGTGTACATACAAGATAATGTGGGCTGGACCCTGGGTTATGGCCTTCCCACTGCTGGCCTGGCCATATCCATTGTGATATTCTTAGCTGGTACACCCTTTTATAGGCACCGGGTGCCCTCTGGGAGCCCCTTCACGAGGATGGCTAAGGTCATAATTGCTGCCCTCAGGAAATGGAAGACACCAGTCCCCACTGACCCTAAAGAACTCTATGAGCTTGACTTGGAGGAATATGCCAAGAAAGGGAAGTTTAGAATTGATTCCACACCAACCTTGAGGTTTGTAATATGtacttatttttttgttaacaaaAGTGGTTGATTTTTGGACCAAACTCTCATACTACATGCATGCTTGCAGGTTCCTCAACAAGGCTTGCGTGAAGACCGGTTTAAAGGATCCATGGATGCTATGCTCGGTCACCCAGGTGGAGGAGACCAAGCAAATGTTGAGAATGATTCCAATACTAATTGCCACATTCGTTCCGAGCACCATGATTGCACAGATCAATACCCTTTTCGTTAAGCAAGGGACTACTCTTGATAGAGGCATTGGCAGCTTC
It encodes:
- the LOC117914481 gene encoding protein NRT1/ PTR FAMILY 5.2-like, yielding MGVENGVNDYTQDGTVDLKGNPVRRSKRGGWTACSFVVVYEVFERMAYYGISTNLVIYLTKKLHQGTVTSSNNVTNWVGTVWMTPVLGAYIADAYLGRYLTFVIASAIYLAGMSLLTVAVSVPGLKPPRCVETDMADCKKASTLQLAVFFGALYTLAVGTGGTKPNISTIGADQFDDFDPKEKGHKLSFFNWWMFSIFFGTLFANTILVYIQDNVGWTLGYGLPTAGLAISIVIFLAGTPFYRHRVPSGSPFTRMAKVIIAALRKWKTPVPTDPKELYELDLEEYAKKGKFRIDSTPTLRFLNKACVKTGLKDPWMLCSVTQVEETKQMLRMIPILIATFVPSTMIAQINTLFVKQGTTLDRGIGSFNIPPASLTGFVTISMLVSVVLYDRFFVTMTRRLTKNPRGITLLQRMGIGLVFHIFIMMVASLVERRRLSVAKDHGVVESGGQVPLSILILLPQFILMGTADAFLEVAKIEFFYDQAPESMKSLGTSYSMTSLGIGNFLSSFLLTTVSHITKKHGHHGWILNNLNASHLDYYYAFFAILNFLNFIFFVVVTKYYVYKAEVSDSMEVLEGQLRGLTPAVTNQEESRT